In one window of Pseudochaenichthys georgianus chromosome 5, fPseGeo1.2, whole genome shotgun sequence DNA:
- the LOC117447382 gene encoding perforin-1-like, whose amino-acid sequence MASCSPLLLLVLCTLTVAEAQFKLFNLRASDLPSGILGITDGYVKVFCGSATLGETSVRNNNPNPWWEEEFTHYKAKENDVMRLEVHDSDILSDDLLGVCQRQIKLGTHEHDCFLEKGGTLHYTYSLG is encoded by the coding sequence ATGGCCTCCTGTTCCCCGCTCCTGCTCTTGGTCCTGTGCACTCTGACAGTGGCTGAAGCCCAGTTCAAGCTGTTTAACCTGCGGGCCAGCGATCTTCCTTCAGGCATTCTGGGAATTACGGATGGCTATGTGAAGGTGTTTTGTGGATCTGCCACTCTGGGTGAAACATCAGTTCGCAACAACAACCCAAACCCCTGGTGGGAGGAAGAGTTCACTCACTACAAGGCCAAAGAGAATGACGTGATGAGGCTTGAGGTTCATGACAGTGACATCCTGTCCGATGACCTGCTTGGAGTCTGCCAGCGGCAAATTAAGCTGGGAACCCACGAGCATGACTGCTTTCTTGAAAAAGGTGGCACCCTTCATTACACCTACTCCCTCGGCTAA